The following are encoded in a window of Vespa crabro chromosome 2, iyVesCrab1.2, whole genome shotgun sequence genomic DNA:
- the LOC124433102 gene encoding COP9 signalosome complex subunit 5 isoform X1: protein MSIEALVFKFDSLLLVKTKMASTSSDQTIIAQKTWEMSNNVETINAVDEIYRYDRQEQQDILAAKPWEKDPHFFKDIKISALALLKMVMHARSGGTLEVMGLLLGKVAANTMIVMDSFALPVEGTETRVNAQAQAYEYMTAYIEAAKQVGRQENAIGWYHSHPGYGCWLSGIDVSTQMLNQNFQEPFVAIVIDPVRTISAGKVCLGAFRTYPKGYKPANEEPSEYQTIPLNKIEDFGVHCKQYYSLEVSYFKSLLDKRLLDSLWNKYWVNTLSSSSLLTNADYTTGQIFDLSDKLEQSEVALGRGFVLGGTDPHDRSTVEKLIKATRDSSKTTIEVIHGLMAQIIKDKLFNQVGKNMTDSH from the exons TTTGATAGTCTATTACTTGTGAAAACAAAAATGGCTAGTACGTCCAGTGATCAAACTATTATTGCTCAAAAGACTTGGGAGATGTCAAATAATGTTGAAACAATTAACGCAGTTGATGAAATCTACAGATATGATAGACAAGAACAACAAGATATTTTAGCGGCTAAACCATGGGAGAAAGA TCCtcattttttcaaagatataaaaatctcAGCATTGGCATTGTTAAAAATGGTAATGCATGCGCGTTCTGGTGGAACATTAGAAGTAATGGGCCTTCTGCTTGGAAAGGTAGCAGCAAATACAATGATAGTTATGGATTCTTTTGCATTACCTGTTGAAGGGACAGAAACAAGAGTTAATGCCCAAGCTCAGGCATATGAATACATGACTGCATATATAGAAGCTGCAAAACAA gtTGGTAGACAAGAAAATGCCATTGGCTGGTATCATAGTCATCCAGGATATGGATGTTGGTTGTCAGGTATTGATGTCTCTACGCAAATGCTTAACCAAAATTTTCAAGAACCATTTGTTGCTATTGTAATTGATCCTGTACGAACTATTTCCGCGGGTAAAGTTTGCTTAGGGGCATTTAGGACTTATCCAAAG gGATATAAACCAGCTAATGAGGAACCATCAGAATATCAAACAATacctttaaataaaattgaagacTTTGGTGTTCAttgtaaacaatattattctttagaagtatcatattttaaatcattattagaTAAACGATTGTTGGATTCTCTATGGAATAAATATTGGGTGAACACTCTTAGTTCTTCTAGTCTATTGACAAATGCAGATTATACTACAGGTCAAATATTTGATTTGTCTGATAAATTAGAACAATCGGAAGTTGCACTTGGACGAGGATTTGTTTTAGGTGGAACAGATCCACACGATCGTAGTACAGTTGAAAAACTTATCAAAGCAACACGTGATAGTTCTAAAACTACAATTGAAGTTATACATGGTTTAATGGCACAAATTATTAAAgacaaattatttaatcaagtTGGGAAAAATATGACAGATTCTCATTGA
- the LOC124433102 gene encoding COP9 signalosome complex subunit 5 isoform X2 yields the protein MASTSSDQTIIAQKTWEMSNNVETINAVDEIYRYDRQEQQDILAAKPWEKDPHFFKDIKISALALLKMVMHARSGGTLEVMGLLLGKVAANTMIVMDSFALPVEGTETRVNAQAQAYEYMTAYIEAAKQVGRQENAIGWYHSHPGYGCWLSGIDVSTQMLNQNFQEPFVAIVIDPVRTISAGKVCLGAFRTYPKGYKPANEEPSEYQTIPLNKIEDFGVHCKQYYSLEVSYFKSLLDKRLLDSLWNKYWVNTLSSSSLLTNADYTTGQIFDLSDKLEQSEVALGRGFVLGGTDPHDRSTVEKLIKATRDSSKTTIEVIHGLMAQIIKDKLFNQVGKNMTDSH from the exons ATGGCTAGTACGTCCAGTGATCAAACTATTATTGCTCAAAAGACTTGGGAGATGTCAAATAATGTTGAAACAATTAACGCAGTTGATGAAATCTACAGATATGATAGACAAGAACAACAAGATATTTTAGCGGCTAAACCATGGGAGAAAGA TCCtcattttttcaaagatataaaaatctcAGCATTGGCATTGTTAAAAATGGTAATGCATGCGCGTTCTGGTGGAACATTAGAAGTAATGGGCCTTCTGCTTGGAAAGGTAGCAGCAAATACAATGATAGTTATGGATTCTTTTGCATTACCTGTTGAAGGGACAGAAACAAGAGTTAATGCCCAAGCTCAGGCATATGAATACATGACTGCATATATAGAAGCTGCAAAACAA gtTGGTAGACAAGAAAATGCCATTGGCTGGTATCATAGTCATCCAGGATATGGATGTTGGTTGTCAGGTATTGATGTCTCTACGCAAATGCTTAACCAAAATTTTCAAGAACCATTTGTTGCTATTGTAATTGATCCTGTACGAACTATTTCCGCGGGTAAAGTTTGCTTAGGGGCATTTAGGACTTATCCAAAG gGATATAAACCAGCTAATGAGGAACCATCAGAATATCAAACAATacctttaaataaaattgaagacTTTGGTGTTCAttgtaaacaatattattctttagaagtatcatattttaaatcattattagaTAAACGATTGTTGGATTCTCTATGGAATAAATATTGGGTGAACACTCTTAGTTCTTCTAGTCTATTGACAAATGCAGATTATACTACAGGTCAAATATTTGATTTGTCTGATAAATTAGAACAATCGGAAGTTGCACTTGGACGAGGATTTGTTTTAGGTGGAACAGATCCACACGATCGTAGTACAGTTGAAAAACTTATCAAAGCAACACGTGATAGTTCTAAAACTACAATTGAAGTTATACATGGTTTAATGGCACAAATTATTAAAgacaaattatttaatcaagtTGGGAAAAATATGACAGATTCTCATTGA